The DNA window ATCCAAAAATTGATTTTCTATATTTATCCTACCTCACAAaacaaaaaatatatttttcGTACTACCTTCAAGGAGGTAATAGTGTTAAAATATATCTAGATCAAGGGTCCATAGTCATTTTTGAGTATCGTAGCAAACCCAATACAAATACAATCCTTCACCTTTATTTATTAATATAATATACAATAGTACAAGTACACTATCTTTGGTGAAGACAGCCCTTAATTATTACCACATGTTTTGGAACATATATATATGTCTCTTTCATGCTCTAGAAGAAGTTCTAGATAACATGATGAGTTCCGGgaagtgctgctgctgctgccgctggcCGCCCCTTCTTGTAGGCCTTATTAGGCCACACTGGGCCCGAAAAGAGCCCATAGTTGTTCTTGGACGAAGCAGCTTTGCCACGTCCTCCAATTGTTGATGCCATGCAGGTCGTCGAGCTCGAGCCACTGCAATGATGTTTCATGTCCATCCCATAGCCAAATACGTCCCTAAACGGCCGGCGAGGCACGCCTAGTATCATAGGCTTTGGAGTTGGAGCCGTCGTCATCGTCGATATCCTGTTAATCTTCTTACCCTCCCATGCATGCCAATGCAAGCCGCCGTTGagctccggcgccggcggctggTTGATGAAGCCCACGATGCTCGACATGAGCCTCCTGCTGGTGGCGCGCAGCGGGCTGTAGAGGTGGAAGCCGTGGTCCTCGCCCTCCGACTCCACCAGCgtcgcctcgccgccggtgcgCGCGTAGTAGTCGCGGATGCCGGCGAACAGGCGGCACCCGCGTTCCCGCAGGATGTCCCTCTCCGCCACGGCCACCAGGACGCGCCTGCACATCAGCGACGCGATCTCCTCGTCGGGAGGGCTGAGCCGGGGGTCATCGTTGCCGGCCTGCCCCGCCGTCACGAACGGCCAGAGCAAGTCCACCTCGTCCGCCGGGAACACCCCGGCGCCATCCGAGGCCGCCTCGGAAGGCAGCCGCTCGGCTCCCCAGAAGTAGGGCTGCACGATGATCGCCCCCTCGATGTCGATGCCTTCCCGGCTGGCCCGCGCTGCCGTGTGGTATACGATGTTACCGCCGGCGCTGTCGCCGGCGAGGAACGTGCGCCTGGGATCCGCGTAGTCGGCGAGCCATGGGTCGGCGAGGGAGGCCACCCATTTGAGCGCAGACCATGCGTCGTCGTAGGCCGCGGGTATGGGGTGCTCCGGCGCGAGGCGGTACTCCACCGACACGACGAGCGCCCCGGCGTTGGCGGCGAGGGAGGTGGCGTAGCCGTGGTACGTCCGGCAGAAGGCGCTCTCCGTGCAGAAGGAGCCGCCGTGAATGTACACGACGAGGGGGAGCCTCCTGCCGGCCATGGCGGCTCGGTAGGGGAGGAACAGCCGTGCCGACACGCCGGTGCCGTGGTCGATGACCACATCTCTCGTTCCCACCCCGCGGTTGGCTGTCGGGTTCTCCGACGCAGCTATGAAAGGACTCATCAGCAACCGCTCGATTCGGCCATCCTTGTACCGTTTTAGGAATGGGGAGAGGTCAAGGTCGACTTCATCGGCAACATCCACAAAGGACTTGTTTGCCTGCATAGTGATCTTTTAATTCAGTCTATCTGTGTTTGCACTCTTTGTTGTGTTGTAGGCTTGCGGTGGTAGCTGCTTGTGGCCTCGTTGGGCTTTTATAGATACAACATTATTTCATTTCAGTCCGTTAGGTACCATCATATTACAAACTGGATCCATTTTCAAATGCtgatacattttaatttgagggaaggaaaaaaaatatatGCTTGCCTCTTGCAGTGTTGGTCTTTTTAATTCTCTTAGCTTTGGCCGGATGCAAAATTCGACCTCCTATCCTATATATCATGTAATAATAACGATAGACTATTTATAAGTTGTATACAATGACTAATTCAGCCAATAATCTTAAATTGATGGGAAATAATAACCCTCTCACTTGGAGGCTTTGTTTTACATGCAACATACTACTAGAAGCTAACTTTGTCACTAGAAAAAAAGTGGGAAATTCACTTATACTAAAGCTAAAGAATTACAATCTCATGTAATAATTCTAACCATTTGTTTGACCTGCATAACTTGATGCATTCTAAAATAAAATAGCTTCTATGACATGTATGCTTGCTTTCATGGTAAAGTATGTGCTATGTGATTTTTTTCTGCAAAAGAGTATAAGCTTTCCAAGGTATTATATCAGAAAAATTTAGAATATAGTGCTTTATAACTTTATTTCATCTTGTTGACAATTTATTATTGGATTTTCGGCTCCTTTACTTAATGCATGTTCGTTTGGATGGCTGAACCCTGATGCATCAACAAGAAGCAGTGCAACTATTGTTGCATGTGTACGTGGAGGGGACAAAGTTGTCCGGATGCATGCACTTCTCCATACAAGGTAATTAACAACACGAGTTCCACATGGATATAAAAATAGTTCGATCTATCATGCATGCGTGCATCATTTTACACGTGTACGTGGAGGGGACAAAGTTGGCCAGATGCGTGCACTTGTCCATACAAGGTAACAACGTACACTTTGACAAGCTCCTATACGTGACAAAGTTCGGCGCCTAACAAAGGACAAGACTTGAATTAGTACAGTACAGGTGCTAATGTCATCATTGAGGTACACCAACGGAGCACCAAGGGACATTTTGTGTGCGCTTCACGCAGGCTATCGACCCAGTAGATGGTATCTTTCAGAAAGTGCAGATTTTGGACAGCTTTGCGAAGCTGATTGGCTCGATTTCTCTTGATAGCCTTCATCTCCAATCCATGAAATGTGTGATAAGGGGTAAATATCTCTGTCTGGTTTGCATAAAAAGTTGAAATCACATTTTTGTTTTGAACGATTGATTCAAAATGTGGAGTAAAAACATATTGTTACCAGAAGTAAATTGTTATAAGTGATTTGCAATTTTATTTTGTTCGGCTGATCACTATGACATGGACTTTTATTATCAATTTCGGGTTTAGATTGTTGATCTTCTTCAGTTTCTTTCTCTAGACAATAAAATCACAAAAAACCAACAGAAGGTTCAGTTTCTTTTTCTAGACAATAAAATCACTAATCACCAGCATAAGGATCTTATTGGGTTTTCTTAGGACGGCCTAGTTGGTCTGTTTGTTTCTAAGGATAGTGAACAAGAGACTCTAGATGCAGTTTCTTAAACACGCTTGTTGACTCCTGGTATTTGAGTGTCCTGATTACTGATAATATTATATAACTATATTCTTGATAATGTTATATAACTGAGCTTTGATTACCGAATCTGTTCCTCACATCCAATCCAAAAGTTAAGAATCACTGAATGCAGCACATAGGAAATGTTATAATGATGGCATAGCTGACAGTAAACCAATTAGTGACTAAATTTATTTTGCATGGACCAACCAAAATAACATAACTTTTAAATTTCAAAGTGTCGTCGCAAGGTAGTTTGTAGATTAAAATTTCTTTCACGGTTAACCAGCTATATATTGATTATGTGTTTTTGATGAGCAAAGACCTATCAGTTACGCACTCAATTATCCAATGGTCACTGGTCAGTTGAATATAAGAATACATCAAGACTGCTGGATCGATGGTCAGGTGAAATATATGGTGCCGAAACTTGCTTACCCACAGCTCTTCCTCTTTGTATGGAACAGGAATATCTCTCTGATGAATGCAGCTTCAGCTCAACACTTTCATTCACTCTTTCATCTGCCCTATCAATCCAAGCACATGAACAATACTGCCTACTGCTTGATCACCTGCAGACCAGGCATATGCCAGATTCAAAAGATAAATGGTCTTACATTTGGGGCAGTGGGTTCTCTAGTTCAAGTAAAGCTTACAAATTATCAAAGGCCACACTGACATTCATCTAGTTTTCTCATGGCTATGGTCCAGTTCTTGTCAATTAAAACATAAGATCTTCTGGCTCTTGCTCAAGCTGGACAGGTTAAACATGACTACACAAGGGAGCTACTCAGAAGGCAAACCATCAGGGCCCTGCAATGCTATGACTGTGTTCTCTGCCCAGAAAACATAAGATGAATCAGTTTTACATATATTCCTCTTCTTCCCTTTTGCCAAGGAATGTTGGAGCACCATAAACTTGCAGTTTCATAATAGCTTATCTCGATATGAAAATCTACAATCCCTGGAAAGGCAAGTATCAGCCCCTTTCTTCATGGAAGTAATCATTATAATGTGGTGGAGCATATGGTCAACAAGGAATGCCCCCATTTTTAATAATCAGACGCCATCAGTGCAAAGATGTCAAGATTTCTTCAAGTGTGAAATTGCCATGCATGGTTATCCACGGAGCAAAAAAGAATTACTTCACGGCAATTGTAGAGTGGCTAGACTCCCTGTTGTAGTTTtattcttccttttttttcctgtTGTATATAACTCTTTTTTCTGTTCCATAAAAAAATATTGTGTTCCAGGGTTCTGTAGTTTGCCATGGATGGCTTTGATGGTAGGTTCGTGAAATCCCGTATTtctttgatcaaattttggcaATGACGTAAAGGTCAACAGGATGTCTTTTTACTTGCTTCCTGACGGCAAAGTTGTTTCTATGAATCAGATAGCAGTTAAAAGCATCAAGAATCAAACAAGTCCTTCACGTCCAGGACCTATAATTCTTCAGTTGCTGTCTTCTGCAAACAAGTCCTTCACGTCGAGAACTCCATGCCCTCGTGACATCAATGCTAGCGCCCTAAAACACTCGCCTCTTGCACGTCCGTCGCCTACATGCGACTGCCATTGATCCCTGCTATCTTCTACGAATAAATTATCTGGTACAACACTATATTGGATATGTTTAGTGTTTTAGAACACAATAATCTGATGAACTGTATCATCTGATATTTGCAAGGTTAACATATTTACTCGTTTATTGTTGAAAATGCAATACTATGTTATTTACTTGTTCATTATTGAAAATACGTGCGACACGCACACCTTGCTAGTATTAGAAAAGACTGAGCACCAGGCGTCACGAGTTGCATGTGTACGATCGATGCTTGGTCCCGTTGCATAATTGTTGCACGCATGTGTGCGTGGAGGGGACAAAGTTGTCCGGATGCACGCACGCACTTCTCCGTATATACAAGGTAACAACACGAGTTCCACACCTTAATGGATAGAAAGTAGTTCAATGCGATCATCATTTGCACGTGCTCGTTGCAAGAGATAGCTAGGCTTGGCCGATTTAGTTGACTAATGATTAGTAATTATATTGATTAATTAGCCAAACATTGGATGAAGACTAGGGAAGAAGACAGGACGATGGATGCCTGGTCTCATTGCATGATTGTTGCATGTGTATGTGGAGAGGGGACAAAGTTGGCCAGATGCACGCACTTCTCCATGCAAGCAAGGTAACAACGCGCGCACTTTGACAAGCTCCTATACGTGACAAAGTTTGGCACCTAACAAAGGACAAGACTTGAATTAGTACAGTGCAGGTGCTAGTGTCATCATTGAGGTACACCAACGGAGCACCAGCAAGCAGGCAAGATGCCTTCTCCCATCGTTGAATGTTCATGGGTAGGCAGATGAAGGAAAAACTTGCAGGAAACATGTTCAAACACTGGACATACCCGTACGTACAGTGCATCCTCATGATGCATGTGCGTGACTATGCATGGAACGAAAAGGACCAGCTGTTTGCGTGCAACTCCTGACAATATATATGGTCCACGACCCATCTCCACTTTATGCTCATCTCCCTTGGTATCCTTGCCTTCTACAACCACTGTACTCCCCTAGTTAGAGACGATGGCAAGCACACTAGCCACGGTACGTGAGATCCGGCGCACGCAGCGTGCTGATGGCCCAGCAGCCGTGCTCGGTATCGGCACCGCAAATCCAACGAACTACGTGTTTCAGGAGGAGTTCCCCGACTACTATTTTCGTGTCACAAAGAAGGAGCACCTCACCGACCTCAAAGATACGTTCAAGAAACTATGTATGTAAGCATGTCAATACTGGTTTTTTCAAATTGCAGGTCATTTTGTTACTTTTACCACAAGTTTAATTTCTTTAACAATCATGAATTTCTTAGACAATACATTAGTCTCAACAAAGCCACCATGAGATATCTGAATACATCAAGTGATACTGTAGGTGTTTTTTTTTATCAAAATTGACAATGTTTGATCTAGAACTCCCGGGGAAGAACAGAGGAAATGACGATCATCCTTCCAATGATCGAACTAATTAGGTCGGATCATGGGGCTGGAGAAACGTTACTTTCACCACACGGAGCAACTGCTCAACTCCCACCCGGGCTTGCTTCACGGGACGCCCTCGGCCCTGGACGCGCGGCTCGACATCGTCGCCAAGGCTGCTCCGGAGCTCGCCGCGTCGGCCGCCGCCAAGGCCATCGCGAGGTGGGGCCGCCCGGCCACCGACATCACCCACCTCGTCGTCAGCACCAACGCCGAAGCCCGCTCCCCAGGCGCGGACCTTGGGCTGGCCACGCTCCTCGGCCTGCGCCACGACGTCTGCCGCACGGTGCTCCAGCTCAACGGCTGCTCGGCAGGCTGCGCCGCCCTTCGCCTGGCCAAGGACCTCGCCGAGAACAACCGCGGCGCGCGCGTCCTCGTGGCCTGCGTCGAGCTCACCATCACCTCCTTCCGTGCCCCCCACGAAGGGGACAGCTTCGACACCCTCATCCCGCAGGCGCTGTtcggcgacggcgcgggcgcggTCGTCGTCGGCGCCGACGCCGTGCACCCCGCCGAGCGCCCGCTCTTCGAGATGGTGTCCGCCTCGCAGATCCTGATACCTGGGTCGGAACACCTGCTCAGCATACAGCTCGGAGGCAGCGGGATCGACGGCGACATCTCCTTCAACCTGCAGAGGTTCGCCGCGCAGAATCTCAAGCGCTGCCTGCTCGATGCGTTTGGGGCGCTCGCCGTCAATGGCGTCGAGTGGCAACGACCTCTTCTGGGCAGTCCATCCCGGCAGCCGTGGGATCTTGGACCACATCGACTCGGCTCTCGGGCTGGAGCCCAGGAAGCTGGCGGCGAGCCGAACTGTGGTGAGAGACTACGGGAACATGCTCTCCGCGACGGTGATATTCGTGCTCGAGGAGCTGCGCCGGCGAATGGACGAGGAAGGAGATGAGGCTGAGTGGGGGATGATGGTGGGCTTTGGACCGGGATTCACTGTCGAGACCATGGTGCTGCACGCTACcaagtactccctccattccgcAAAGGATGACGCTGTAGTTCATTTCAAAACGTATCTAAATATTTGACGTCGTGACTTACGGAATAAAACTTTTACCGATTTTGGCCTTGTCACTCCAGCGCCGTCCCGGAGAGCTCGGCCTCCGCTGCTCCTCCCCGACCCACGCCGCAACAGTTCAGCCTCCGCTGCTCctccccgagccacgccgccatcTCGCCGAAATCGCTGCTCCTTCCCCGACTCACGCGCCAATCTCGCCGCAATCACTCCACCTCCGCTGCTCACTCCCCAACAGATGCATCGCTCGGGCGGTGCGGCGGTCCACAGAGCTAGCGCGGCGACGGTGGCCATGGGGTGCTACAAGCCCGTCCGGAGCGAAGATGCCCGCGCTCGCGATGGATCTGGAGGCCGGCGCGCCGCGGCACCCCACCAAGGCAATGCTGAATAGTGGAGCTGCAGGCCGTCCGGTAAGATTCTCCGCCCAGCTTCCTCCTCTCGCGGAGCTGCAGGCCGTCATCCTTTTTTTCTGTTTTGGGTTTTGGGTTGCTGTCTCTGGCCAAGTCGTCAGCTTATCCCCCCTCCCCTGAAGGTTTTGGGGGTGCCTGTTTCAGCTGCTTGCATCCTGTTCACCAGGATCTGCGGAAGAACGAGATCTGCTCGCTTCAGTTTTTTCGGCGGGATGTACGGCACCAAGATCTGCGGAATCTACAGTTTTTCTTAGGATTATTTTGGACCAAAATTTCTCCACCATGTTAGTCTTAATCTTGGCCTGTTTTCCTAAGCATTTGCCTGATTCAGTTCATGCTTGTTCTCGTGCAGGACTCCGTGATGCCGGTTCTTCACCCGGGAAAGCCAGCTAGCACCTGCAGCTCACCGCTGCATTGCTCTTTGCTGGTCTGATGTGAAGAATTGTTGATACTGCCTTGAAAAAATTCACCTTCTTTTGCCGCATCATGTTATTTGATAAGTACTCATGTTAATTTCCAGCATCTGGATGGCAAGGTACTAATAATTGAAGCCAAAAGATGGATGGATAGTTCCTGCATTTCATGCTGCACTTCCAGTCAGCTGCTGCCGGCCAACCCATGTGCACCAATGCACAATTTTTGACAGGCATTGTGCCTGCCCTGGATCATATCAAGTTCCTTCTGCGTACCAAAAAAAGCAGGTTGTTCAGCTGCAACATATTGTAAATTGAACAACAGGAGGCAACCTTGCTTTGACAAATAGAGGGTGATCTACTTCTAGAGCATGTTTGTTTAGTTGTGTATGTCTCATGTATTATGCCAAATGCATGAATATTTCAAGATCAGAATAAAAATTTAGATCTCTTTTGACTATTCCAGGAGTGTGCAGCTACTCAAACAAAACCCAGTACTCTTTTCATTTGGTGGAATAGATGTGGTTGTTTTACTCATAATTTTCAGTAATTCTGAAGAATGTTCAGAGCACTTCCTTATTTTCAGTCTGAACATATGTAAGGACTTATATCACAAACAAAAAATGGAATCTCACAACCAGATAAACATCATCACAGGACCAAAATAAATTAAAAGATTGCTCCACACAGAGTACTCTATGCACTAAGAAAAGTACAGGAAACGTTTACATGGATGATGCACTACTAGAAAAATTCAATCTAAACTACATTGTCTTAATGTCAATTAGGCTGATGACGACTTCACTCAACTGCAGCAACTTGGTGAACAGCAGCTCAATCACTCTCTCCCTGTAGAATCAGTTTGAAACAAAGATAACAGTAAGGTTGCTAATTACTCCAGTGAAAAGATAGACAATTAAGAGCAGGAGCATAACTATGGAATAGTAATCTGAATTTGCTAAAGAGTATACATAGTGCACCATCACATACCTCCTGAAACCTGCGCCATAACTTCGTTAACCAGTGTGGCGTCACATTTCAGCTGCAAAGGAAGGCAACCTTGCCTCTCAAGCATTAACTTTCTTATATGTGGAATATCATAACCGTTTGCACCTCCTATTCTCATTATTTCCCTCAAGCAACTATGAAGGGTCAAAAAAATTCGATTTGCCTGACACACCGGATAATCCTTAAACGC is part of the Panicum hallii strain FIL2 chromosome 2, PHallii_v3.1, whole genome shotgun sequence genome and encodes:
- the LOC112882530 gene encoding probable carboxylesterase 2, which codes for MQANKSFVDVADEVDLDLSPFLKRYKDGRIERLLMSPFIAASENPTANRGVGTRDVVIDHGTGVSARLFLPYRAAMAGRRLPLVVYIHGGSFCTESAFCRTYHGYATSLAANAGALVVSVEYRLAPEHPIPAAYDDAWSALKWVASLADPWLADYADPRRTFLAGDSAGGNIVYHTAARASREGIDIEGAIIVQPYFWGAERLPSEAASDGAGVFPADEVDLLWPFVTAGQAGNDDPRLSPPDEEIASLMCRRVLVAVAERDILRERGCRLFAGIRDYYARTGGEATLVESEGEDHGFHLYSPLRATSRRLMSSIVGFINQPPAPELNGGLHWHAWEGKKINRISTMTTAPTPKPMILGVPRRPFRDVFGYGMDMKHHCSGSSSTTCMASTIGGRGKAASSKNNYGLFSGPVWPNKAYKKGRPAAAAAALPGTHHVI